A genomic region of Arcobacter sp. LA11 contains the following coding sequences:
- a CDS encoding nitrogenase-stabilizing/protective protein NifW → MATVEEFYKLRDTEDYFKFFGIDFDQTLINVKRFHMMKEYGTLIRKGLDSITEENKLLEFLKFSLLRVYGDYKNGHAPSAADVWNMYETGKLDGCSSCGTTAGTPMDNKGNSCGC, encoded by the coding sequence ATGGCAACAGTTGAGGAATTTTATAAATTAAGAGATACAGAGGATTATTTCAAATTTTTTGGGATTGATTTTGACCAAACATTAATCAATGTAAAAAGATTTCATATGATGAAAGAGTACGGAACTCTTATTAGAAAAGGATTAGATTCAATTACGGAAGAAAACAAATTATTAGAGTTTTTAAAATTCTCACTTCTAAGAGTATATGGAGATTATAAAAATGGTCATGCACCAAGTGCGGCAGATGTTTGGAATATGTATGAAACTGGAAAATTAGACGGGTGTTCTTCTTGTGGAACAACAGCTGGAACACCTATGGATAATAAAGGAAATTCTTGTGGCTGCTAA
- a CDS encoding nitrogen fixation protein NifZ — protein MAANGIDSEQIVNPETILHDSVTATRSGKDEEKAKFGIGQKVKLIKEIVNDGTYPHSPIGTLMMPTGAIGYIRSVGEFLQVIRVYEVHFLGVDEAPVEIVGCREHELEAMEDYRDEVEEELEFMRKHREKYYSKD, from the coding sequence GTGGCTGCTAATGGTATAGATAGTGAACAAATCGTAAATCCTGAGACTATTTTACATGATAGTGTAACTGCAACAAGATCAGGAAAAGATGAAGAAAAAGCTAAATTTGGAATAGGTCAAAAAGTAAAATTAATTAAAGAGATAGTAAATGATGGTACATATCCTCATTCGCCTATAGGAACATTGATGATGCCAACTGGTGCTATTGGTTATATTAGGTCTGTTGGGGAGTTTTTACAAGTGATTAGAGTTTATGAAGTTCATTTTTTAGGTGTGGATGAAGCACCTGTAGAAATAGTTGGTTGTAGAGAGCATGAACTTGAAGCAATGGAAGACTATAGAGATGAAGTAGAAGAAGAACTTGAATTTATGAGAAAACATCGAGAAAAGTATTACAGTAAAGATTAA
- the cowN gene encoding N(2)-fixation sustaining protein CowN, with amino-acid sequence MEVNEKRDRYVSFNNIDCYKDAANVLDAMYELFEKEAESKNSFWERFDEYIPEDYHNIYEKENNKDILYHICSNVFYISDLFEEYDFEKGIKLLDTVEYDCC; translated from the coding sequence ATGGAAGTAAATGAAAAAAGAGATAGGTATGTTAGTTTTAATAATATAGATTGCTATAAAGATGCAGCAAATGTATTAGATGCAATGTATGAACTATTTGAAAAAGAAGCAGAATCAAAAAACAGTTTTTGGGAAAGATTTGATGAATATATTCCAGAGGACTATCATAACATTTATGAAAAAGAGAATAACAAAGATATTCTTTATCACATTTGCTCAAATGTATTCTATATTTCAGATTTATTTGAGGAATATGATTTTGAAAAAGGAATAAAATTACTTGATACTGTAGAATATGACTGCTGTTAA
- a CDS encoding NifB/NifX family molybdenum-iron cluster-binding protein: MSSIKITSNNPEEGTLKIAFATKDLENIDSHFGSARQFAVYEVSKSCINVCEIKKVIEKDTDKTVALLDDIDIVYFTNVGAIAAAKLINNGIFTIKYKEVVEIETELKKLQEMLNTNPPPFIKKIIEKKAA; this comes from the coding sequence ATGAGCAGTATAAAAATTACATCGAATAATCCAGAAGAAGGAACACTGAAAATAGCTTTTGCAACAAAAGATTTAGAGAATATAGATTCTCACTTTGGTAGTGCAAGACAATTTGCAGTTTATGAAGTAAGCAAGAGTTGTATAAACGTATGTGAAATTAAGAAAGTGATAGAAAAAGATACAGATAAAACTGTAGCATTATTGGATGATATTGATATTGTCTATTTTACAAATGTAGGAGCAATAGCCGCTGCAAAATTAATCAATAATGGAATTTTTACAATTAAGTATAAAGAAGTAGTAGAAATTGAAACTGAACTAAAAAAACTTCAAGAAATGCTAAATACTAATCCTCCTCCATTTATCAAAAAAATTATTGAAAAAAAGGCAGCATAA
- a CDS encoding 2Fe-2S iron-sulfur cluster-binding protein: MTTRVEIVNDFLAINVKPGSTIQDVVEASGSALPFGCRDGECGTCVVEIEQGMEFISDINDKEVKVIKEACAGTCTENTRLSCQMKIVKPNGVIRIKY, from the coding sequence ATGACAACAAGAGTAGAAATAGTAAATGATTTTTTAGCAATCAATGTAAAACCAGGGAGTACAATTCAAGATGTAGTTGAAGCATCTGGTTCAGCATTACCATTTGGCTGTAGAGATGGTGAGTGTGGAACATGTGTAGTTGAAATTGAACAAGGAATGGAGTTTATATCTGATATTAATGATAAAGAAGTAAAAGTTATAAAAGAAGCATGTGCAGGAACTTGTACTGAAAACACAAGACTTTCTTGTCAAATGAAAATTGTAAAACCTAACGGTGTTATAAGAATAAAGTACTAA
- the nifN gene encoding nitrogenase iron-molybdenum cofactor biosynthesis protein NifN — MEAISAKPLQLNPIKLSQPMGAMLCFLGIKNCMPLMHGAQGCASFSKVFFTRHFNDPIAVQTTAVNDITAVIDGGDYAISESIKNITKKVKPDLVGLFTTGLTETKGDDIKGACLLMEGIQEMAYVNTPDFEGSIESGFSKSIEAIIDQIVNPTTNIDNQKALIIPNVNMKPIEVEKIKDTISLFGYEVLSLPDLSDSLDGHLGLKQGALSSGGISLDEVKNLGSSSLVLSIGSSVKKAGTKIKEKNENINLIHYNSLGGLENSDEFFKMLCKIKEISSPHPSIVRWRKRLQDALLDTHFAIGSSSIVLALEPDQCISIANTIIEAGANIKAIVTTHKNDLLEEIECEHLLIGDFEDVEKYLKESDVLISNFHGERYTMKHKKALMLRGFPDYEGVGNQLKNDILYEGSTYLLFELANLINHYNHEANHEH; from the coding sequence ATGGAAGCAATAAGTGCAAAACCACTACAACTAAACCCCATCAAACTTTCTCAACCAATGGGAGCAATGCTTTGTTTTCTAGGTATTAAAAACTGCATGCCTTTAATGCATGGAGCGCAAGGTTGTGCATCTTTTTCAAAAGTATTTTTTACACGCCATTTCAATGACCCAATTGCAGTTCAAACAACCGCAGTAAATGATATTACAGCAGTAATTGATGGTGGTGATTATGCAATTAGTGAAAGTATTAAAAATATTACAAAAAAAGTAAAACCTGATTTAGTAGGTCTTTTTACAACAGGGCTTACAGAGACAAAAGGTGATGATATTAAAGGGGCTTGTCTTTTGATGGAAGGTATTCAAGAGATGGCTTATGTTAATACTCCTGATTTTGAAGGTTCAATTGAGAGTGGTTTTTCTAAATCAATTGAAGCAATTATTGATCAAATCGTAAACCCAACTACAAATATCGATAATCAAAAAGCTCTAATAATTCCAAATGTAAATATGAAACCAATTGAGGTTGAAAAAATAAAAGATACTATTTCATTGTTTGGTTACGAGGTTTTATCACTACCTGATTTAAGTGATTCTTTAGATGGACATTTGGGGTTAAAACAAGGTGCATTGAGCTCAGGAGGTATATCTTTAGATGAGGTAAAAAATTTAGGTTCATCTTCTTTAGTTCTATCAATTGGTAGTTCAGTAAAAAAAGCTGGAACAAAAATAAAAGAAAAAAATGAAAATATAAATTTAATTCATTATAACTCTTTAGGAGGACTTGAAAACTCAGATGAATTTTTTAAAATGCTTTGTAAAATCAAAGAAATAAGTTCTCCACATCCTAGTATTGTTAGATGGAGAAAAAGACTTCAAGATGCCCTTCTTGATACACATTTTGCTATAGGAAGCTCATCTATTGTGCTTGCTCTTGAACCAGATCAATGTATATCTATTGCAAATACTATTATAGAAGCTGGAGCAAATATAAAAGCAATTGTAACAACACATAAAAATGATTTACTTGAGGAAATAGAGTGTGAACATCTTTTGATTGGAGATTTTGAAGATGTTGAAAAATATCTAAAAGAGAGTGATGTCCTAATTTCAAACTTCCATGGGGAAAGATATACAATGAAACATAAAAAAGCACTAATGTTAAGAGGTTTCCCTGATTATGAAGGAGTAGGGAATCAGCTTAAAAATGACATTTTATATGAAGGTAGTACTTATTTATTATTTGAACTTGCAAATCTAATTAATCACTATAATCATGAGGCTAATCATGAGCATTAG
- a CDS encoding bacteriohemerythrin → MKNLDINKYILDIDVMDKHHKDFIEIFINLDFKNDETLMKDINSIILQTITHFSDEEELMEKYLYPRVTEHKEEHDKILYELKYFYNKANNPFGKKLLKSFCKERLPQWFEDHIISMDSDLAQVIKNKKME, encoded by the coding sequence ATGAAAAATTTAGATATTAATAAATATATATTAGATATTGATGTAATGGATAAACATCACAAAGATTTTATTGAAATATTTATAAATTTGGATTTCAAGAATGATGAAACATTAATGAAAGATATTAATTCAATTATTCTTCAGACAATAACACATTTTTCAGATGAAGAAGAATTAATGGAAAAATATTTATATCCAAGAGTAACTGAACATAAAGAAGAGCATGACAAAATTCTTTATGAATTGAAATACTTTTATAACAAAGCAAATAATCCCTTTGGAAAAAAACTTTTAAAATCTTTTTGTAAAGAGAGATTGCCACAATGGTTTGAAGATCATATTATTTCAATGGATAGTGATTTAGCACAAGTTATCAAAAATAAAAAGATGGAATAA
- a CDS encoding nitrogenase component 1, whose protein sequence is MVNKKLIRDLLNETACSHNKVKKASCDKPKPGATSGGCAFEGSQIALFPYADVVHLVHSPATCIGASWETRATLTSHDGENNTVTGFTTDVNTNDVIFGGDKKLEESIDYIIEHKNPKAIFVYETCVTAMIGDDMDNVCGRMEKKHCIPVIVIHSPGFVGGKNLGSRLGGESVLHQLIGTKEPKEIHPYGINLIGEYNVTGDMWQYTPILEKIGIKVVSTLAGDGRIEDIQMAHTAKLNVIVCAKSLISLTRKMQEQYQIPYISISFYGKRDTSNAIRSIVNAFGDKELVQKAEKIIAQEEEKLEKALIPYRKILEGKKAILNTGGNKTWSIASALQDIGIDVIATSVKKATLEDKEICAKYVNILMKDPGSEQAKLIDEHNVDILLAGGRSLYTAIKKKVAFVDVNQEKKISYGAYSGLVNLAKDVSHAVNNKVFKVVGKEEPWK, encoded by the coding sequence ATGGTAAATAAAAAATTAATTCGTGATTTATTAAATGAAACTGCGTGTTCTCATAACAAAGTTAAAAAAGCTTCTTGTGATAAACCAAAACCTGGAGCAACTTCTGGTGGATGTGCTTTTGAAGGTTCTCAAATAGCATTATTCCCTTATGCAGATGTTGTTCATTTAGTTCACTCTCCTGCAACATGCATTGGAGCATCTTGGGAGACTAGAGCAACGCTTACTTCTCATGATGGAGAGAATAATACCGTTACGGGGTTTACTACAGATGTTAATACAAACGATGTAATTTTTGGTGGAGATAAAAAGCTTGAAGAATCTATTGATTATATAATTGAACATAAAAATCCAAAAGCAATCTTTGTATATGAGACTTGTGTAACGGCTATGATTGGTGATGATATGGATAATGTTTGTGGAAGAATGGAAAAAAAGCATTGTATACCTGTCATAGTTATTCACTCTCCAGGCTTTGTAGGAGGTAAAAATCTAGGTTCAAGATTAGGAGGAGAATCGGTTCTTCATCAATTAATTGGAACAAAAGAACCTAAAGAAATTCACCCTTATGGAATAAATCTTATTGGAGAGTATAATGTAACTGGAGATATGTGGCAATATACTCCAATATTAGAAAAAATTGGTATTAAAGTTGTTTCTACTCTTGCAGGGGATGGACGAATTGAAGATATTCAAATGGCACATACTGCAAAGTTAAATGTTATTGTTTGTGCTAAGTCTTTAATAAGTTTAACAAGAAAAATGCAAGAACAATATCAAATTCCTTATATTTCTATCTCATTTTATGGTAAGCGTGATACATCAAATGCTATTAGAAGTATAGTAAATGCTTTTGGAGATAAAGAATTAGTTCAAAAAGCTGAAAAAATCATAGCACAAGAAGAAGAAAAACTAGAAAAAGCATTAATACCATATAGAAAAATACTAGAAGGAAAAAAAGCTATTTTAAATACAGGTGGTAATAAAACTTGGTCAATAGCCAGTGCATTACAAGATATAGGAATAGATGTTATTGCGACATCTGTAAAAAAAGCTACACTTGAAGATAAAGAGATTTGTGCTAAATATGTAAATATTTTAATGAAAGACCCAGGATCTGAACAAGCTAAATTAATAGATGAACATAATGTTGATATTTTACTTGCTGGAGGTAGAAGCTTATATACTGCAATAAAAAAGAAAGTTGCCTTTGTCGATGTAAACCAAGAGAAGAAAATAAGTTATGGAGCTTATAGTGGACTTGTAAATTTAGCTAAAGATGTTTCTCATGCTGTAAATAACAAAGTATTCAAAGTTGTTGGAAAAGAGGAACCATGGAAGTAA
- a CDS encoding NifX-associated nitrogen fixation protein — MEAKELFLKTLVGQIRALDQFGTWVNKSDDDLVKEKYVRTKEELKEIPIIADIDEMQIKDIRLIYQAVALAFEKITGIMASVVMEMSHEGFGRVVVFANDIVLCEKYFKDAHRFSFRTYEKLEDEGEKYLLKAQEKYKQYKS, encoded by the coding sequence ATGGAAGCGAAAGAACTCTTTTTAAAAACTTTAGTAGGACAAATTAGAGCTTTAGACCAATTTGGAACATGGGTAAATAAAAGTGATGATGATTTAGTAAAAGAAAAGTATGTAAGAACAAAAGAAGAATTAAAAGAGATACCTATCATTGCAGATATTGATGAAATGCAGATAAAAGATATTAGGTTAATTTATCAAGCAGTAGCTCTGGCTTTTGAAAAAATCACAGGAATTATGGCATCAGTTGTAATGGAAATGAGTCACGAAGGATTTGGTAGAGTTGTAGTATTTGCAAATGACATTGTACTTTGTGAAAAATATTTTAAAGATGCCCATAGATTTTCTTTTAGAACTTATGAAAAGCTAGAAGATGAAGGTGAAAAATACCTTTTAAAAGCTCAAGAAAAATATAAACAATATAAAAGTTAA
- a CDS encoding flavodoxin domain-containing protein, whose product MSSMGIFCGTAGGTSLIIAEAIAEAFEIEEDDLINMEEDFDDVEQMLEYDVLFIGSSTWGQGDVHHEWVDPQFEIDSDEVDFSGKTVALFGAGDCVKHGEHFCSAIGKLYKTFTNAGANVIGFVDKSDYNYEFSLAEIDDKLCGLAIDEHNEKAKTESRIENWIESLKAQVPV is encoded by the coding sequence ATGTCAAGTATGGGGATTTTTTGTGGAACAGCGGGTGGAACTTCTTTAATTATTGCAGAAGCTATTGCAGAAGCCTTTGAAATAGAAGAAGATGATTTAATCAATATGGAAGAAGATTTTGATGATGTGGAACAAATGCTTGAATATGATGTTCTATTTATCGGAAGTTCTACTTGGGGACAAGGTGATGTACATCATGAATGGGTTGATCCGCAATTTGAAATAGATTCTGATGAGGTTGATTTCTCAGGGAAAACTGTAGCTTTATTTGGTGCAGGGGATTGTGTAAAACATGGTGAACATTTTTGTTCTGCAATTGGAAAACTATATAAAACTTTTACTAATGCAGGAGCAAATGTAATTGGGTTTGTTGATAAGTCAGATTATAACTATGAGTTTTCATTAGCAGAAATTGATGATAAACTTTGTGGATTAGCCATTGATGAACATAATGAAAAAGCTAAAACAGAAAGTAGAATAGAAAACTGGATTGAGAGCTTAAAAGCTCAAGTACCTGTATAA
- the nifD gene encoding nitrogenase molybdenum-iron protein alpha chain yields MGPETLESLQTEAIEEILEAYPAKAKKNRAKHLGVDTPEGVKGSCDTTRSNKQTVPGVMSQRGCAYAGSKGVVWGPIKDMIHISHGPIGCGQYSRGGRRNYYIGTTGVDTFVTMNFSTDFNEKDIVFGGDKKLKKALEEIDDLFPLNNGVSIQSECPIGLIGDDIQAVAKMHKKETGHQTVAVSCEGFRGVSQSLGHHIANDMIRDHVMPDTSHRKDFESTPYDVAIIGDYNIGGDAWSTRILLEEMGLRVIAQWSGDATYKELAIAPKAKLNLLHCYRSMNYISRHMEQEFGIPWLEYNFFGPSKTTESLRKIASCFDEKIQEQTEKVIAKYTAMTDAVIAKYKPMLEGKKVMLYVGGLRPRHVIGAYEDLGMEVIGTGYEFGHGDDYKRTKEDLKRSTLIYDDANEYELEEFVKKLRPDLVAAGVKEKYVFQKMGLPFRQMHSWDYSGPYHGYDAFAIFAKDMDLAMNSPVWDHTTAPWEKEEIGA; encoded by the coding sequence ATGGGACCAGAAACATTAGAAAGTTTACAAACAGAAGCTATTGAAGAGATACTTGAAGCTTATCCTGCAAAAGCTAAAAAAAATAGAGCAAAACATTTAGGTGTTGATACACCAGAAGGTGTAAAAGGTTCTTGTGATACTACAAGATCAAATAAACAAACAGTACCAGGAGTAATGTCGCAAAGAGGTTGTGCTTATGCGGGTTCAAAAGGTGTTGTTTGGGGACCAATTAAAGATATGATTCATATTTCTCATGGACCTATTGGGTGTGGACAATATTCAAGAGGTGGTAGAAGAAATTATTATATTGGTACTACAGGTGTTGATACATTCGTAACAATGAATTTTTCAACTGATTTTAACGAAAAAGATATCGTATTTGGTGGAGATAAAAAACTAAAGAAAGCTTTAGAAGAAATTGATGATTTATTTCCACTAAATAATGGTGTATCTATTCAATCAGAGTGTCCAATTGGTTTAATTGGAGATGATATACAAGCCGTTGCCAAAATGCATAAAAAAGAGACTGGACATCAAACTGTTGCAGTTTCATGTGAGGGTTTTAGAGGAGTTTCTCAATCACTTGGTCATCACATCGCAAATGATATGATTCGAGATCATGTTATGCCAGATACTTCTCATAGAAAAGATTTTGAATCAACTCCTTATGATGTGGCAATTATTGGTGATTATAACATTGGTGGAGATGCTTGGTCAACAAGAATTCTTCTTGAAGAGATGGGATTAAGAGTTATTGCTCAATGGTCTGGTGATGCAACTTATAAAGAGCTAGCAATTGCACCAAAAGCAAAACTTAACTTACTTCACTGTTATAGATCTATGAATTATATTTCAAGACATATGGAACAAGAATTTGGTATTCCATGGTTAGAATACAATTTCTTTGGACCTTCTAAAACAACTGAAAGTTTAAGAAAAATTGCTTCATGTTTTGATGAAAAAATTCAAGAACAAACAGAAAAAGTTATTGCTAAATATACTGCAATGACAGATGCTGTAATTGCTAAATATAAACCAATGTTAGAGGGTAAAAAAGTTATGCTTTATGTTGGTGGATTAAGACCAAGACATGTTATTGGAGCTTATGAAGATTTAGGAATGGAAGTAATAGGAACTGGTTATGAGTTTGGACATGGTGATGATTATAAAAGAACTAAAGAAGATTTAAAAAGATCTACTTTAATTTATGATGATGCTAATGAGTACGAATTAGAAGAGTTTGTAAAAAAACTTAGACCTGATTTAGTTGCTGCTGGTGTAAAAGAGAAATATGTATTCCAGAAAATGGGTCTGCCATTTAGACAGATGCACTCTTGGGATTATAGTGGGCCTTACCACGGTTATGATGCATTTGCAATTTTTGCAAAAGATATGGATTTAGCTATGAATTCTCCTGTATGGGATCATACTACTGCTCCATGGGAAAAAGAAGAGATAGGAGCGTAA
- a CDS encoding redoxin family protein — MEVKYKKEVYTLGKRDRKLESEAPAVRVKMIDEQTKVIGMMAPKVQVMITLPCIKSYNNGLHNIINEYASKTIVYIITKSSDDNLTKVKSAYSLDDGFISNDFKDFSLKFGINMSEELFAKSIFVIDKEGIIKYKQIPSNIDKSFDLEEFKEKLSQTVNFKQKGHIHENWMGV; from the coding sequence ATGGAAGTAAAATATAAAAAAGAAGTATATACATTAGGTAAAAGAGATAGAAAATTAGAAAGTGAAGCTCCTGCAGTAAGAGTTAAAATGATAGATGAACAAACAAAAGTTATTGGAATGATGGCTCCTAAAGTTCAAGTTATGATTACCTTACCATGTATTAAATCATATAACAATGGACTACATAATATTATAAATGAATATGCATCAAAAACTATTGTCTATATTATTACAAAAAGTAGCGATGATAATCTTACAAAAGTAAAATCAGCATACTCTTTAGATGATGGATTTATTTCGAATGATTTTAAAGATTTTTCTTTAAAATTTGGTATAAATATGAGTGAAGAACTATTTGCGAAATCTATTTTTGTAATTGATAAAGAGGGAATTATTAAATATAAACAGATTCCTTCAAATATTGATAAAAGCTTTGATTTAGAAGAGTTCAAAGAAAAACTTTCACAAACAGTTAATTTTAAACAAAAAGGTCACATCCATGAGAACTGGATGGGTGTATAA
- the nifH gene encoding nitrogenase iron protein, producing the protein MSDLRQIAFYGKGGIGKSTTSQNTLAAMCHYYGKKILIVGCDPKADSTRLILHEKAQSTIMQLASEAGTVEDLELEDVCKPGADEFHMDNTDITEGYINCTESGGPEPGVGCAGRGVITAINFLEEEGAYDDELDFVSYDVLGDVVCGGFAMPIREGKAQEIYIVMSGEMMAMYAANNISKGILKYANTGGVRLAGLICNARMTDKEYDLAKHLAMQIGTQMIHFVPRSNHVQRAELRRMTVVEFSPSHDQAMEYKELARKIIENDLKVIPAPLEMDDLENLLMEFGLEEEVDEENLGQKEA; encoded by the coding sequence ATGTCAGATTTAAGACAAATAGCGTTTTACGGAAAAGGTGGGATTGGTAAATCAACTACATCTCAAAATACATTAGCAGCAATGTGTCATTACTACGGAAAGAAAATCTTAATTGTAGGATGTGACCCTAAAGCAGATTCAACTAGACTTATCTTGCACGAGAAAGCACAATCAACTATTATGCAATTAGCTTCAGAAGCAGGAACTGTAGAGGATTTAGAATTAGAAGATGTATGTAAACCAGGAGCAGATGAGTTCCATATGGATAATACTGATATCACAGAAGGTTATATTAATTGTACAGAATCAGGAGGACCAGAACCTGGTGTTGGATGTGCTGGACGTGGTGTTATTACAGCAATTAACTTTTTAGAAGAAGAGGGTGCTTATGATGATGAGCTAGACTTTGTTTCTTATGATGTACTTGGAGATGTTGTATGTGGTGGATTTGCTATGCCAATTAGAGAAGGTAAAGCACAAGAAATTTATATTGTAATGTCTGGTGAAATGATGGCTATGTATGCAGCAAATAATATTTCAAAAGGTATTTTAAAATATGCAAATACTGGTGGAGTAAGACTTGCAGGTTTAATCTGTAATGCAAGAATGACAGATAAAGAGTACGATTTAGCAAAACATTTAGCAATGCAAATTGGTACACAAATGATTCACTTTGTTCCAAGATCTAATCATGTTCAAAGAGCTGAGTTAAGAAGAATGACAGTTGTTGAATTCTCGCCAAGTCATGACCAAGCTATGGAATATAAAGAATTAGCAAGAAAAATTATTGAAAATGATTTAAAAGTAATTCCAGCACCATTAGAAATGGATGATTTAGAAAACTTATTAATGGAATTTGGATTAGAAGAAGAAGTAGATGAAGAAAACTTAGGACAAAAAGAGGCATAA
- a CDS encoding RNA polymerase factor sigma-54, giving the protein MAPTLSTSVAQKQNLNLSLKLWLPMLQSSLQDLEKHLKNVSYENPFLEIKKPKEFYNNFMPQGTSGEFIESLALYKESLNDKIHEQICAPNFPTPNSQKVALEILCDINEHGYFDGDINKIAHTCGVYKEYVESIRQRFSRLEPSGIASINLSESFLFQLDACDKKIDDELYSFIKKIIKDIAHLDKYATHHRFEDAKDVIKYFNNPPAVNYINTNIQVIPDFFVDIGEDINIRINHAYYPDIEVKDPFSSKNNGIKEKLKEARDLVNLLNLRKSTLYKIVLLIVEKQISFFVGGELRPFSMQELAGELGFAESTISRAVANKHIECSLGVFPLKHFFTNAVNNQDLSSSQIKSYIKSLVEYENREKPLTDQHILDMIHEKFSLKMVRRTITKYRKMLEIPSSKERKKLYKVENL; this is encoded by the coding sequence ATGGCACCTACACTTTCAACCTCAGTTGCACAGAAGCAAAACCTAAACTTATCATTAAAATTGTGGTTACCAATGCTACAATCTTCATTGCAAGACCTAGAAAAACACTTAAAAAATGTCTCATATGAGAACCCTTTTTTAGAAATTAAGAAACCAAAAGAATTTTATAACAACTTTATGCCTCAAGGAACAAGTGGAGAGTTTATTGAGTCTTTAGCTTTATATAAAGAGTCATTAAATGATAAAATACATGAACAAATCTGTGCACCAAATTTTCCAACGCCAAACTCCCAAAAGGTCGCGTTAGAGATTTTATGTGATATAAATGAACATGGTTACTTTGATGGGGATATTAATAAAATTGCCCACACTTGTGGAGTATATAAAGAGTATGTCGAATCTATAAGACAAAGATTCTCAAGATTAGAGCCTTCAGGTATTGCTTCAATTAATTTATCAGAGTCATTTCTATTTCAATTGGATGCTTGTGATAAAAAAATTGATGATGAACTTTATTCTTTTATAAAAAAGATTATAAAGGATATTGCCCATTTAGATAAATATGCAACACATCATAGATTTGAAGATGCAAAAGATGTGATTAAATATTTTAATAACCCTCCTGCTGTGAATTATATAAATACAAATATACAGGTTATACCTGATTTTTTTGTAGATATAGGTGAAGATATTAATATAAGAATAAATCATGCCTACTATCCAGATATAGAAGTAAAAGATCCTTTTTCTTCAAAAAATAATGGAATAAAAGAGAAGCTTAAAGAAGCAAGAGATTTAGTGAATTTATTAAATTTAAGAAAATCAACTCTATACAAAATTGTACTTTTAATAGTTGAAAAGCAAATTTCATTTTTTGTAGGTGGAGAACTTAGACCTTTTTCTATGCAAGAGTTAGCAGGAGAGTTAGGTTTTGCAGAATCTACAATTAGTAGAGCAGTTGCAAATAAACATATAGAGTGTAGTTTAGGAGTATTTCCTTTAAAACATTTTTTCACTAATGCTGTAAATAATCAAGATTTATCATCATCTCAAATAAAAAGTTATATTAAATCACTTGTAGAATATGAGAATAGAGAAAAACCTTTAACTGACCAACATATTCTTGATATGATTCATGAAAAGTTCAGTCTTAAAATGGTTAGGAGAACTATTACAAAATATAGAAAAATGCTTGAAATTCCTTCTTCAAAAGAGAGAAAAAAACTTTATAAAGTTGAAAATTTATAA